The Helianthus annuus cultivar XRQ/B chromosome 16, HanXRQr2.0-SUNRISE, whole genome shotgun sequence genome includes a window with the following:
- the LOC110898012 gene encoding BCL-6 corepressor-like protein 1, which produces MCGYVTDTVVSSSDTGVSDTVDPMAVVSDDEVPSEGDVYTSDTTSTDDDDFQPFALPDIGVQIQPADGIPAGDLPLAVIPAPIPLAAFPVVDAPLDVVSDDDIDLFEEGPPEDDYEGGAPIDVDVVLPVAEAPVEEAPFGSPVPDSLESMASASLHDQGVQHHSPDADPDVAMSAAPGPSHEFEFDHEDIEFIHMDKPLEAPVAPIDPLFDIPADFDMDLVDPKPVMAPEPVVAPDPAPEHDPVLDDAPALAPPIVDLPVVAPPVVDDPVIDAPIPDPVPVLVDRAPFAAHIDPRYADTRNGWIDDDDDYPPFVLPVTPPIAPVSAPTDIPLFHPHTTDVHRTDLPITLLQDIPPPRPGEGSSRQPPVSVPPVLSSPFPFLS; this is translated from the exons atgtgtggttatGTTACAGACACCGTGGTTTCTTCTTCCGACACAGGAGTATCGGACACAGTGGACCCTATGGCAGTTGTGTCAGACGATGAGGTACCATCAGAGGGAGACGTATACACGTCAGACACCACGAGTACAGATGACGATGATTTCCAGCCGTTCGCTCTGCCAGACATCGGAGTTCAGATACAGCCTGCTGATGGCATTCCTGCTGGGGATCTAcctcttgcggtgatccctgctcccattCCGCTTGCTGCTTTCCCCGTGGTGGATGCGCCACTCGATGTCGTATCTGATGACGACATTGATCTGTTCGAGGAGGGTCCGCCTGAGGACGactatgagggcggggccccGATCGATGTTGATGTTGTCCTTCCTGTTGCTGAGGCCCCTGTAGAGGAGGCCCCTTttggttcacctgtcccagactcgTTGGAGTCTATGGCATCCGCGTCCCTGCACGACCAGGGTGTGCAGCATCACTCCCCTGACGCCGACCCTGACGTGGCGATGTCAGCTGCACCTGGTCCGTCACACGAGTTTGAGTTTGACCATGAG GACATCGAGTTTATTCACATGGACAAGCCCTTAGAGGCGCCCGTAGCTCCTATTGATCCGTTGTTTGACATCCCTGCCGATTTTGACATGGACCTTGTTGACCCTAAGCCTGTCATGGCCCCCGAGCCAGTTGTTGCTCCTGATCCTGCACCAGAGCACGACCCTGTTCTTGATGATGCACCAGCTCTTGCACCACCCATTGTTGATCTTCCCGTTGTTGCTCCACCAGTGGTGGATGATCCTGTTATTGATGCACCTATACCTGATCCCGTGCCGGTATTGGTTGACCGTGCACCTTTCGCCGCTCACATAGATCCTCGTTATGCTGACACCCGCAACGGGTGGAtcgatgatgatgacgattacCCACCGTTTGTGCTACCTGTCACTCCTCCAATAGCACCTGTTTCTGCACCCACTGATATTCCATTGTTTCACCCACACACCACTGATGTTCATCGCACCGATCTTCCCATTACGCTCCTCCAGGACATACCCCCACCTCGTCCTGGAGAGGGTTCATCGAGGCAGCCGCCTGTTTCAGTTCCACCTGTACTGTCATCACCTTTTCCGTTTCTGTCATAG